The Nitrosomonas cryotolerans ATCC 49181 genome includes a window with the following:
- a CDS encoding rubrerythrin family protein: protein MALKGSKTEENLKAAFSGESQANRRYLYFAAKADVEGQNDIAAAFRSTAEGEAGHAHGHLEYLEPCGDPVTGLPFGPSRDNLKTAIAGETHEYTDMYPGMAKTARDEGFDEIADWFETLAKAERFHANRFQRALDNFVD, encoded by the coding sequence ATGGCGCTTAAAGGATCTAAAACGGAAGAAAATTTGAAAGCCGCTTTTTCGGGTGAGTCTCAAGCTAATCGCCGCTATCTTTATTTTGCAGCTAAAGCAGATGTGGAAGGCCAAAATGATATAGCGGCAGCCTTCCGCTCTACTGCTGAAGGTGAAGCAGGCCATGCTCATGGTCATTTGGAGTATTTGGAGCCTTGTGGCGATCCTGTTACAGGCTTACCTTTTGGTCCTTCTCGGGATAATCTCAAAACGGCAATTGCTGGCGAAACGCATGAATATACCGACATGTATCCTGGTATGGCCAAGACTGCAAGAGATGAAGGTTTTGATGAGATTGCTGACTGGTTTGAAACACTGGCTAAGGCTGAGCGTTTTCACGCGAACCGCTTTCAACGAGCATTGGATAATTTTGTAGATTAA
- a CDS encoding adenine phosphoribosyltransferase: MPIKSRIRTIPHYPHQGIMFRDITTLLKDPVGLRLTIEKITNQYKEARIDTVVGIEARGFIIGTPVAFQLHTGFIPIRKKNKLPAKTAGRDYQLEYGSDRVEIHVDAIQQGNRVLLVDDLIATGGTAEAAVKLIEDMGGEVVACCFVIDLPDVGGRARLEKSGYEVFSLCEFEGG; this comes from the coding sequence ATGCCTATTAAATCACGAATCCGTACTATTCCACATTACCCGCACCAGGGTATTATGTTCCGTGATATCACAACGTTATTAAAAGACCCCGTTGGTCTACGTCTGACTATCGAAAAAATAACTAACCAGTATAAGGAAGCTAGAATCGATACCGTAGTCGGTATTGAAGCACGTGGTTTTATTATTGGCACGCCCGTTGCTTTTCAATTGCATACCGGTTTTATACCTATACGAAAAAAAAATAAGCTGCCTGCTAAAACAGCTGGACGTGATTATCAACTTGAGTATGGAAGCGATCGTGTTGAAATCCACGTAGATGCCATTCAGCAAGGAAATCGCGTACTTTTGGTAGATGATCTTATTGCCACCGGTGGAACAGCAGAGGCTGCCGTCAAATTAATAGAAGATATGGGCGGGGAAGTAGTGGCGTGTTGTTTTGTAATCGATTTACCAGACGTTGGGGGACGGGCGCGCTTGGAAAAATCAGGATATGAAGTTTTTTCACTGTGTGAATTCGAAGGTGGTTGA
- a CDS encoding DUF4126 domain-containing protein, giving the protein MENYEALLATIALTMGVSWASGVNLYATLLVLGVGGLTGNIALPTELVFLQDPMVIGAAGIMYFVEFFADKIPGIDTGWDSIHTFIRIPAGAMLAAGAVGDITPVLEITAGILGGGIAATSHAAKSGTRLLINTSPEPLTNWSASISEDLLVIAGLWTALNHPVIFLILFIVFICFAIWLLPRLWYLIKTVLLKIGRLLGRVS; this is encoded by the coding sequence ATGGAGAATTATGAAGCTTTATTAGCGACGATAGCATTGACGATGGGAGTGTCGTGGGCAAGTGGCGTGAATTTATATGCAACATTACTCGTACTCGGTGTTGGTGGATTAACAGGAAATATTGCTTTGCCCACCGAACTGGTGTTTTTACAAGATCCGATGGTTATTGGCGCAGCAGGCATAATGTATTTTGTTGAGTTCTTTGCAGATAAAATTCCAGGTATCGATACCGGCTGGGACTCCATTCACACCTTTATTCGTATTCCAGCTGGCGCCATGCTTGCAGCAGGTGCAGTGGGAGATATCACACCGGTCTTAGAAATTACTGCGGGCATTTTAGGCGGCGGCATTGCTGCGACAAGCCATGCGGCTAAAAGTGGAACACGTCTTTTGATTAATACATCACCGGAGCCACTCACTAACTGGTCTGCTTCAATTAGCGAAGATCTTTTAGTCATTGCCGGTTTATGGACGGCATTAAATCATCCAGTCATTTTTCTGATTCTGTTTATAGTTTTTATCTGTTTTGCCATTTGGTTATTACCAAGATTATGGTATCTAATCAAGACAGTACTATTGAAAATAGGCAGACTTTTAGGTAGAGTGAGCTGA
- the gluQRS gene encoding tRNA glutamyl-Q(34) synthetase GluQRS, whose amino-acid sequence MPAIPSTSSAYRGRFAPSPTGPLHFGSLVAAVGSYLEAKHHDGEWLVRIEDLDTPRTVSGASSSILNVLEKLGMEWDGVVVYQSQRNKIYQNALASLERQGLIYSCQCSRKEIADSSIRGIGGLIYPGTCRNHSYALEQSSASRIQTTNDPISFKDRLQGLICQRLNSDIGDFVLRRADGIYAYQLAVVVDDAEQQITHVVRGSDLLGSTPRQIYLQQLLNYITPVYMHLPLVMSQTGEKLSKQTYAAPIDLINALSQLVAAARFLGQEPPIELLKSDVSSFWQWAIKNWQSHKIPPSSLR is encoded by the coding sequence GTGCCAGCTATTCCTTCTACTTCTTCTGCTTATCGCGGGCGTTTTGCGCCATCCCCTACAGGGCCATTACATTTTGGATCTCTGGTTGCTGCTGTCGGTAGCTATTTGGAAGCAAAACATCATGACGGCGAATGGTTAGTTAGAATTGAAGACTTGGATACACCTCGTACAGTTTCAGGCGCCTCCAGCAGCATTCTTAACGTGCTGGAAAAGCTGGGAATGGAATGGGACGGTGTCGTCGTTTATCAAAGCCAACGTAATAAAATTTATCAAAATGCATTGGCTTCTCTGGAAAGACAGGGCTTAATTTATTCTTGTCAGTGTTCGCGTAAAGAAATTGCTGACTCTAGTATCAGAGGAATAGGCGGCCTGATCTATCCCGGTACCTGCCGTAATCATTCATACGCACTTGAACAAAGCAGTGCGTCACGCATTCAAACTACGAATGATCCAATTAGTTTCAAAGATCGCCTACAGGGATTGATCTGTCAGCGGCTTAATAGTGATATCGGTGACTTCGTGTTACGTCGGGCTGATGGCATTTATGCTTACCAATTGGCCGTGGTAGTAGATGATGCTGAGCAACAGATAACACATGTTGTTCGCGGAAGTGATTTACTGGGCTCTACACCTCGTCAAATTTATTTGCAGCAGCTGCTAAATTATATAACTCCAGTATATATGCATTTGCCTTTGGTAATGAGTCAAACCGGTGAAAAGCTGAGCAAACAAACTTATGCTGCCCCCATTGATTTAATCAATGCATTATCACAGCTTGTAGCTGCCGCGCGTTTCCTAGGCCAAGAACCGCCGATAGAACTACTTAAGAGTGATGTTTCATCATTTTGGCAATGGGCAATAAAAAATTGGCAGTCACATAAAATTCCACCATCATCATTGCGTTAA
- a CDS encoding YdcF family protein, whose amino-acid sequence MIEKISDHDSFFSSRNAISEFLFLSDEPEPVDLCVVLGAPSPTNIEPAIRLYGSGLTKYILITGFGPEVQKANDTFIPEYAVLRDLALKAKIPENALILETFAMNTLENFTLSSIIIEAKFGWKNICSVAIAGKPMHMRRALMTARKHWPSHLKLIMQPSKNTIDLQIDTWWQTKNGQQRVFGELKAIAEYAMKSHIAGF is encoded by the coding sequence TTGATTGAAAAAATATCTGATCATGACAGTTTTTTTTCATCACGTAATGCCATCTCTGAGTTCTTGTTTTTATCTGATGAACCTGAACCTGTAGATTTATGCGTAGTATTAGGAGCACCATCTCCTACAAATATTGAGCCTGCAATTAGGCTTTATGGCTCTGGCTTGACAAAATATATCCTTATTACCGGTTTCGGTCCCGAGGTTCAGAAAGCTAATGATACTTTCATACCTGAATATGCCGTTCTCCGAGATTTGGCGTTAAAAGCTAAAATACCCGAGAATGCGCTCATTTTAGAAACATTCGCGATGAACACACTTGAGAATTTCACACTATCTTCTATTATTATTGAAGCGAAATTTGGGTGGAAAAATATATGCTCCGTTGCTATCGCAGGCAAACCTATGCATATGCGACGTGCTTTAATGACTGCTCGCAAACATTGGCCCAGTCATTTAAAGCTCATTATGCAGCCAAGCAAGAATACCATCGATCTTCAGATCGATACCTGGTGGCAAACTAAGAATGGTCAACAACGTGTATTCGGTGAACTAAAGGCGATTGCCGAGTATGCAATGAAATCACATATTGCCGGTTTCTAA
- the mpl gene encoding UDP-N-acetylmuramate:L-alanyl-gamma-D-glutamyl-meso-diaminopimelate ligase gives MHIHILGICGTFMGGIAAIARESGHKVTGCDTNVYPPMSTQLESQGIELIEGYSPEQVLLDPDIFVIGNVISRGNPLMEEILNRNLSYTSGPQWLSENILKNKWVLAIAGTHGKTTTSSMLAWILEYAGMNPGFLIGGVPENFGISARIGVSHGASNNTESPAQCMPEISSFFVIEADEYDTAFFDKRSKFVHYHPRTVVLNNLEFDHADIFSDLAAIERQFHHLVRLVPSGGLIISNSQEDSLKRVLAAGCWTPVEEFGTDLEWQAAPHTANNQIGIYYKNKLQGTLQWGLLGAHNALNALAAMIAARHAGVPIQVGIEALAQFKNVKRRMEVKGIVNNITIYDDFAHHPTSIRATISGLRNNVGSANIIAVLEPRSNTMRMGVWKDDFANSLMEADQIFCYLNDSEWDARAALHTLDKKYSCHDDLMQLITSISSIVRPGDHVLIMSNGSFGGIHEKLLALLSENH, from the coding sequence GTGCATATTCACATACTCGGCATTTGTGGCACTTTTATGGGTGGAATTGCGGCCATTGCACGCGAATCCGGACATAAAGTTACAGGGTGTGATACTAATGTTTACCCGCCCATGAGTACTCAGTTAGAATCTCAAGGAATTGAATTAATAGAAGGATATTCACCAGAACAAGTACTCTTAGACCCCGACATATTTGTGATCGGCAATGTCATTTCACGTGGCAATCCTTTGATGGAAGAAATACTTAATCGTAACTTATCTTATACATCCGGGCCGCAATGGCTTTCAGAGAACATTTTAAAAAATAAATGGGTGCTGGCAATAGCAGGCACTCATGGTAAAACGACAACCAGCTCAATGCTGGCATGGATACTGGAATATGCCGGTATGAACCCCGGATTTTTGATCGGAGGTGTACCTGAGAACTTTGGAATATCAGCAAGAATTGGAGTGAGTCATGGAGCATCGAATAATACCGAGAGCCCAGCTCAATGCATGCCAGAAATCTCATCTTTTTTTGTTATCGAAGCGGATGAGTATGATACTGCTTTTTTTGATAAACGCTCTAAATTTGTACATTATCATCCTCGCACCGTTGTTCTAAATAATTTAGAATTTGACCATGCCGATATTTTTTCGGATCTTGCCGCAATCGAACGCCAATTTCATCATTTAGTCCGTTTAGTGCCTAGCGGTGGGCTGATTATTTCAAATAGTCAGGAAGACAGCCTGAAACGTGTTTTAGCGGCAGGATGCTGGACACCGGTTGAGGAGTTTGGTACAGACTTGGAATGGCAGGCTGCGCCGCACACAGCAAATAATCAAATTGGGATTTATTACAAGAACAAACTCCAAGGAACGCTGCAATGGGGGCTGCTGGGGGCACATAATGCTTTGAATGCACTTGCAGCGATGATCGCTGCGCGCCATGCTGGGGTGCCGATTCAAGTCGGCATTGAAGCATTGGCACAATTTAAAAACGTTAAGCGTCGCATGGAAGTCAAGGGTATCGTTAATAACATCACGATATATGATGATTTTGCTCATCACCCAACATCCATTCGGGCAACTATTAGTGGTTTACGCAATAACGTTGGTTCTGCGAATATTATTGCTGTACTAGAGCCGCGTTCTAATACAATGCGAATGGGTGTATGGAAGGATGATTTTGCTAATAGTTTAATGGAAGCTGACCAGATATTCTGTTATCTAAACGATTCGGAATGGGATGCCCGTGCCGCATTGCATACATTAGATAAAAAATATAGTTGTCATGATGATCTGATGCAATTAATCACATCGATCTCAAGCATAGTTCGGCCGGGCGATCATGTGCTCATTATGAGTAATGGCAGCTTTGGTGGCATTCATGAAAAACTGCTAGCTCTATTGAGTGAAAACCACTAG
- the murC gene encoding UDP-N-acetylmuramate--L-alanine ligase: MIKHLPDSIHLIGIGGSGMSGIAHCLLDMGHTVSGSDLKPTETTKKLSERGAVINYAHNAENIHNAKLVIVSEAIPGNNVEMTEARRRHIDIMKRAAFINILATGKTAICVAGTHGKSTTSAMIAKVLQSAAANPSYIVGADTLTLNETSACMSTGQHMIIESCEAFQGLSHYSPSIAVITNIDDDHIEHYGGQKQLDHAFQEFANRTAADGYVIINGDDAGITRIKPRIRQASVTFGSSSDNDISAVDIIFTPTETSFHVIDNRRRVGIIKIPIPGQHIVTNALGCIAACFSLGISFDDIARGLCDFTGVNRRWDDYGVINGVHIIDDYAHHPTELRAAIKTARLLLSDNQRLILAFQPQLYSRTRRLRTAFAEVIADCNGALLLDIDPGGEESSHTINSQIILDQIDDASGNFLFFKNMDDLVAGAAVFLKADDVLLIAGSGEIAGFARLLIKRLGMGSYGYTDCLRMLTSSNPANDHSVTTVTMQPSNVVSMIKTSIKCFPDSIAVFCDGVTLSYTELDHVSDILAQKFIAYGMQKGHVLGIGLPPSLDQISCLIAALKIGVAYLPMDEKLPEDRLRYMAKSATVDLLVTAYGSKIDKIMAQTNKMYLASRLNTMKSPMAERYSRNGLLPINFNKENIAYICFTSGSTGTPKGIPITHAAISSFIHDALGLFYFTHDSRTVLNSSMNFDVSIAEILVTLCAGGTIIIPKTRGTLLGRHLDVFIKNHAITHLLATPSVLATLSTPTPKSLETIIAAGEACPQTLADKLSTNCHFFNSYGPAEATIYSTTWQHSPGKPICIGSAMSHIDIHILDPQNKIAAAGEVGELCLSGIGVFPGYLCEPGLYRNSFIFTEGHDGKTIRLYRTGDLVRRRGDGQIEFIGRLDNQIKIRGNRIELEEIEASIQQLPGVCDATVCAEHINHDREIIAYFTAVNGAAIKVDEFSQQLSSWLPEYMIPSQYIQIEAFSLTSTGKKNRTEVSDRNRHKISRHAVFIPPVTDTQIRLGKLWKSVLRINEKIGLEDDFGHLGGDSLNSVILIAEVEEIFNICISPAFFGRITTLGNMANQLDGLIGSGMPSIQNTLGFESSEIFMKLRRFTASWAGEKLDEDSLIISLGPVDAKYNLFWCLQSEYELKQLAKHLGSDYRVHGMRSGHLAMDYNENNLNALVTYYSNALTRLYPEGSILLGGNCQGGQIAHAIALRQKNQNRHVSLLILMESARLPAYEDSIAFIYGKHSYLNPYTRYQDELKVYNEAYSLGYALDIILGEHGTFFKEPNIHFLASRINTNVINATGKSTLNSTVKMI, encoded by the coding sequence ATGATCAAACACCTTCCTGATTCTATACATCTAATTGGTATCGGTGGAAGCGGTATGAGTGGTATCGCTCATTGTTTGCTGGATATGGGACACACTGTTTCCGGTAGCGATCTAAAACCGACTGAAACGACCAAAAAGCTATCCGAGCGCGGCGCAGTTATCAATTATGCACATAACGCCGAAAATATTCATAATGCAAAGCTAGTTATCGTCAGCGAAGCGATTCCTGGCAACAATGTAGAAATGACTGAGGCACGCCGACGTCATATTGATATTATGAAACGGGCTGCTTTTATAAATATTTTAGCTACAGGTAAAACGGCTATATGTGTAGCAGGCACACACGGAAAATCGACTACATCAGCAATGATAGCTAAAGTACTGCAATCTGCTGCCGCCAACCCGAGCTATATTGTTGGTGCCGACACCCTGACGCTTAATGAAACCAGCGCGTGCATGTCCACCGGACAACACATGATTATCGAAAGCTGCGAGGCATTTCAAGGCTTATCACATTATTCGCCCAGCATAGCGGTTATCACTAACATCGATGATGATCATATTGAACATTATGGTGGACAAAAACAGCTTGATCATGCATTCCAGGAATTTGCTAATCGCACAGCCGCCGATGGCTATGTCATTATAAATGGAGATGATGCCGGCATAACACGCATTAAACCTAGGATTAGGCAGGCCAGTGTTACCTTTGGAAGTTCATCGGATAATGATATTTCAGCCGTCGACATTATATTTACACCGACAGAAACAAGTTTTCATGTAATTGATAACAGGCGGAGAGTTGGTATAATCAAAATTCCCATACCGGGTCAACATATCGTTACCAATGCATTAGGCTGTATTGCGGCCTGTTTTTCACTCGGAATTTCATTTGATGATATCGCTCGGGGACTTTGTGATTTTACGGGAGTAAATCGTCGCTGGGATGATTATGGTGTTATAAACGGCGTACATATCATCGATGATTATGCGCATCACCCCACCGAGCTGCGTGCTGCGATCAAGACAGCTCGTTTACTTCTATCTGATAACCAACGACTTATTCTTGCATTCCAACCACAACTTTATTCGCGCACACGACGACTGAGAACTGCCTTTGCTGAAGTCATTGCAGATTGTAATGGCGCGCTACTGCTGGATATTGATCCCGGTGGCGAGGAGAGCAGTCATACTATCAACAGTCAGATCATTCTCGATCAGATCGACGATGCAAGTGGGAATTTTTTATTTTTTAAGAATATGGACGACCTTGTCGCTGGAGCGGCTGTATTTCTAAAAGCGGACGATGTTTTGTTGATTGCTGGAAGTGGAGAGATTGCGGGCTTTGCGCGTCTATTAATAAAACGCTTAGGCATGGGCAGTTACGGTTATACAGATTGTCTGCGCATGCTTACTTCGAGCAATCCCGCTAATGATCATAGCGTAACGACTGTCACTATGCAGCCTAGTAATGTTGTTTCTATGATCAAGACAAGTATTAAGTGTTTTCCTGATTCTATAGCCGTTTTCTGTGATGGAGTAACGCTCAGCTATACTGAGCTGGATCACGTTTCTGATATTCTTGCCCAGAAATTTATTGCGTACGGTATGCAAAAAGGCCATGTTCTTGGTATCGGCCTACCTCCATCATTAGATCAAATCTCTTGTCTGATCGCTGCACTCAAAATAGGGGTCGCCTATTTGCCAATGGATGAGAAACTACCAGAGGATCGGCTACGTTACATGGCCAAAAGTGCCACTGTAGATCTGCTAGTAACAGCATATGGCTCTAAGATAGATAAAATTATGGCGCAAACAAATAAGATGTATCTGGCGAGTCGACTAAATACAATGAAGTCGCCCATGGCAGAAAGATATTCTAGGAACGGTTTGCTACCGATTAATTTTAATAAAGAGAATATCGCTTATATCTGCTTTACTTCTGGTTCAACCGGTACGCCAAAAGGTATTCCTATCACTCATGCCGCAATATCTTCCTTTATTCACGATGCACTAGGCCTGTTTTATTTTACTCATGATTCTCGCACAGTGCTTAATTCATCCATGAATTTTGATGTCTCGATTGCTGAAATCCTTGTCACCTTATGTGCAGGCGGTACGATAATAATCCCTAAAACACGGGGAACATTATTGGGTCGACATCTTGATGTTTTCATCAAAAATCATGCCATAACGCATCTTCTTGCAACCCCCTCTGTACTCGCAACTTTATCTACCCCTACACCCAAATCTCTTGAGACAATTATTGCAGCTGGAGAAGCTTGTCCTCAAACGCTGGCGGACAAGTTATCCACTAATTGCCATTTCTTTAATAGCTATGGACCTGCCGAAGCGACTATTTACAGTACAACCTGGCAACATTCTCCCGGAAAACCCATATGCATCGGAAGTGCCATGTCGCATATTGATATTCATATTCTTGATCCACAAAATAAAATTGCGGCAGCAGGCGAAGTTGGCGAACTATGTTTGAGTGGAATAGGTGTATTCCCGGGGTATCTATGCGAGCCAGGCCTTTATAGAAACTCATTTATCTTTACTGAGGGTCATGATGGCAAGACTATTAGATTATATAGAACAGGTGACCTCGTAAGGCGACGCGGAGATGGTCAAATTGAGTTCATTGGCCGGCTAGATAATCAAATCAAGATTCGAGGAAATCGCATAGAGCTAGAAGAAATAGAAGCATCAATACAACAACTTCCTGGTGTTTGTGATGCCACCGTATGCGCTGAACATATCAACCATGACAGGGAAATTATTGCCTATTTTACTGCTGTGAACGGTGCTGCCATAAAAGTAGATGAATTCTCCCAACAGCTTTCTTCCTGGCTTCCGGAATATATGATTCCCTCCCAATATATACAGATAGAAGCATTTTCGTTGACATCTACTGGTAAAAAAAATCGCACTGAGGTTTCTGATAGGAATCGTCACAAAATTTCCCGACACGCTGTATTTATTCCTCCTGTAACAGATACTCAAATTCGCCTCGGAAAACTCTGGAAATCTGTACTTAGAATTAATGAGAAAATCGGTTTGGAGGATGATTTTGGTCATCTAGGTGGAGACTCATTAAATTCAGTTATCCTCATTGCCGAAGTAGAAGAAATTTTCAATATCTGCATTTCACCTGCTTTTTTCGGCCGAATAACAACCCTTGGAAATATGGCAAATCAATTGGATGGGCTCATTGGCTCCGGTATGCCAAGTATTCAGAATACGCTGGGATTTGAATCATCAGAAATCTTTATGAAACTAAGACGATTCACAGCCTCTTGGGCAGGAGAAAAGCTTGATGAAGACTCTCTCATCATTTCACTTGGCCCTGTCGATGCTAAATACAACTTATTCTGGTGCTTACAAAGCGAATATGAGCTCAAACAATTAGCTAAGCACCTTGGATCAGACTATCGTGTTCATGGCATGCGATCTGGCCATTTGGCAATGGACTACAATGAAAATAATCTAAATGCGCTAGTTACGTATTATTCGAATGCACTAACCCGCCTATATCCTGAAGGATCGATATTGCTCGGAGGGAATTGTCAGGGAGGGCAGATCGCCCATGCCATCGCTTTGCGACAAAAGAATCAAAATCGCCATGTTTCCCTTCTTATTCTTATGGAATCTGCACGTCTCCCCGCGTATGAGGATTCTATAGCATTTATTTATGGCAAACACAGTTACTTGAATCCATATACTCGATACCAAGACGAGCTTAAAGTATATAATGAAGCCTATTCACTGGGATATGCATTAGACATCATACTTGGCGAACATGGCACATTTTTCAAGGAACCCAACATTCATTTTCTTGCGTCTAGGATCAACACAAATGTAATTAATGCCACCGGCAAAAGCACCTTAAATTCAACAGTAAAAATGATCTAG
- a CDS encoding DUF3501 family protein, whose product MAKITRDSLMTLEAYTKVRQTFRAQVIEHKKYRRVSLGSNIILIFEDELTIRYQIQEMLYAEKNFDEEAILYELSIYTPLIPDGSNWKATMMIEYPDPIERAAKLATLIGIEDKVWVKVAGHMPIYAIANEDMERRIADKTSSVHFLRFELTAPMIQALHQGATLSMGVKHPAYQASVDVVDTNQRKSLLNNLIL is encoded by the coding sequence ATGGCTAAAATTACGCGTGACAGCTTAATGACACTGGAAGCCTATACGAAAGTTCGGCAAACATTTCGTGCTCAGGTTATCGAACATAAGAAATACCGCAGAGTTTCTCTAGGTTCTAATATTATACTGATATTCGAAGATGAATTGACAATTCGCTACCAAATTCAAGAGATGCTATATGCGGAAAAAAACTTCGATGAAGAAGCGATTCTTTATGAACTCAGTATTTACACACCATTAATTCCCGATGGCAGTAATTGGAAAGCTACGATGATGATTGAATATCCGGATCCGATTGAACGGGCTGCAAAGCTGGCTACTTTAATCGGCATAGAAGATAAAGTATGGGTAAAAGTAGCCGGACATATGCCCATTTATGCCATTGCAAACGAAGATATGGAGCGAAGAATTGCCGATAAAACTTCTTCGGTACATTTTCTACGTTTTGAATTAACAGCACCAATGATTCAGGCATTGCATCAGGGCGCAACCCTGAGCATGGGGGTTAAACACCCTGCTTATCAAGCATCTGTCGATGTAGTCGATACAAATCAACGCAAATCCCTGCTGAATAATCTCATACTATGA
- a CDS encoding DUF2141 domain-containing protein: MIDIKLSLKIIFKRRAELLYFFIITLLTSTPVHAAKQLDIRSYEAADPCSVDTAQIRVTVNGIGSEGMLSVELYHDPDNFLNKKGRKRRIRIPAMEKQHTVCFSIEQQGTYAVAAYHDVDGNRRLNKRWNMMPKEPFGLSNNPQQRFGFPKFSEAAFTTDALGANIIINLQKP, translated from the coding sequence ATGATTGATATTAAATTAAGTTTAAAGATTATTTTTAAACGACGTGCAGAATTGTTGTATTTTTTTATCATAACTCTATTAACTTCTACTCCTGTTCATGCTGCGAAGCAATTAGATATTCGGTCCTACGAAGCAGCCGATCCATGTAGTGTTGATACGGCACAAATCAGGGTAACCGTAAATGGCATTGGTTCTGAAGGAATGCTCAGCGTTGAGCTTTATCATGATCCAGATAACTTTTTAAACAAAAAAGGCCGTAAGCGCCGCATTCGTATTCCAGCAATGGAAAAACAACATACCGTTTGTTTTAGTATCGAACAGCAAGGTACCTATGCCGTTGCAGCTTACCATGATGTCGATGGCAATCGTAGGTTAAATAAACGCTGGAATATGATGCCCAAAGAACCTTTTGGTTTATCGAACAATCCACAACAACGATTTGGTTTTCCAAAATTTAGCGAGGCGGCATTCACAACTGATGCTCTGGGCGCAAACATCATAATCAATCTTCAGAAACCATAA
- a CDS encoding CNP1-like family protein, translating into MKKFLLLLCALHMVACANQKVFKDEFDDKKSWVELQTQLPAFPEQRNLIKFTVSAANSNLHYVDTTSIKIGKDGVIRYSLVIQSSAGALNVSYEGIRCDTHERKLYALGRDDKTWSQPRTSEWQMLENVIQYYAQRELAKYFFCPVKQIVKSPEEAIRALKKGVHPKAIR; encoded by the coding sequence ATGAAAAAATTCCTATTGTTGTTATGTGCCTTACACATGGTAGCCTGTGCCAATCAAAAGGTATTTAAAGATGAGTTTGATGATAAGAAATCCTGGGTTGAATTACAGACACAGCTACCTGCTTTTCCTGAACAGAGAAATTTAATTAAATTTACTGTGAGCGCGGCTAACAGTAATTTGCATTATGTTGATACCACATCGATTAAAATAGGAAAGGATGGGGTGATACGATATAGCCTGGTAATACAATCTTCAGCAGGTGCCTTGAACGTTAGCTATGAGGGAATACGCTGCGACACCCATGAAAGAAAATTATATGCATTGGGACGTGATGACAAAACCTGGTCTCAACCACGTACATCAGAGTGGCAAATGCTAGAAAATGTAATTCAGTATTATGCTCAACGTGAACTTGCAAAATATTTCTTCTGTCCAGTTAAGCAAATCGTAAAAAGTCCGGAAGAAGCTATTCGAGCGCTAAAAAAAGGGGTTCATCCGAAAGCAATTCGTTAG